One stretch of Rana temporaria chromosome 10, aRanTem1.1, whole genome shotgun sequence DNA includes these proteins:
- the LOC120916348 gene encoding carcinoembryonic antigen-related cell adhesion molecule 1-like, with protein sequence MGYAILTATLLLLIQYGREGAAVTANSNSTLNVLTGNNISLNISYTTPPLTVTWTINGVVQAIWINNSKPQVFQSYADRLSLLENGSLLLAKSTKKDNGSYIATITVVGEPQATLTFQVKIYDPVVNVTVVQSPQVVSGNTAVNLSCKASGDVELVSWTKNGQIVGNSDPYSLLDGNYTLQIKNPDSTYSGNYTCNASNPVSWSDASWGLTIPYTLSGGAIAGIVIGSVAGAILLILLIVLLVFCIRKRKHALGKKKKTEKPQHKDVLRTVSGNTLSPDDPAYFTMNNIMYRNSSISMGSYIMNSTDNTSEHKSPSPNPPSPTKIKHATQV encoded by the exons ATGGGCTATGCCATCCTGACTGCCACCCTTCTCCTCCTAATACAGTACG GCAGAGAAGGGGCAGCAGTGACCGCCAACAGCAACTCCACCCTTAATGTGCTAACTGGGAATAATATTAGCCTGAACATCTCATATACTACCCCACCTTTAACAGTCACGTGGACGATAAATGGTGTGGTACAGGCCATATGGATCAACAATAGTAAGCCTCAAGTGTTCCAGAGCTATGCCGACAGGCTGTCCCTTCTTGAAAATGGGTCACTGCTTCTTGCAAAATCTACAAAAAAAGACAACGGGAGTTACATCGCCACCATCACTGTGGTAGGGGAACCGCAGGCCACTCTGACTTTCCAAGTAAAAATCTATG ACCCGGTGGTGAATGTCACAGTGGTCCAGTCCCCTCAGGTGGTCAGTGGGAACACGGCGGTCAATTTGTCCTGCAAAGCATCTGGTGACGTAGAACTTGTCTCTTGGACGAAGAACGGACAGATCGTGGGTAACAGTGACCCCTACAGTCTACTGGATGGGAACTATACCCTACAGATTAAAAACCCAGATTCCACTTATAGTGGAAACTACACCTGCAACGCGTCCAATCCGGTCAGCTGGAGCGATGCATCATGGGGACTTACCATTCCAT ACACTCTTAGTGGGGGAGCCATAGCCGGGATTGTGATTGGCTCGGTAGCGGGAGCTATACTGCTCATCCTTCTCATTGTGCTTCTGGTGTTTTGTATACGGAAGAGAAAACATG CAttaggaaaaaagaagaagactgAAAAGCCGCAACATAAAGATGTTCTACGCACA GTTTCAGGAAATACACTATCACCAGATGACCCCGCATATTTCACCATGAACAACATCATGTATCGCAACTCATCCATTTCAATGGGCTCCTATATCATG AATTCGACTGACAACACGTCTGAACACAAAAGTCCTTCGCCCAATCCTCCAAGtccaacaaaaataaagcatgctACACAAGTATAA